Proteins from a single region of Hydra vulgaris chromosome 12, alternate assembly HydraT2T_AEP:
- the LOC136089147 gene encoding ATP-dependent DNA helicase pif1-like, which produces MLSKLQKRQYVYESKIVYRNGYVNAEWPFQTPNTVTLKKGAPVICLRNLPDLNLANGTQAIIVKLKEDYIVILTRDNSKLTIHLQKESLFNNKHNIVAECIGMPFTVAYAMTIHKVQGLTLDNVVIHINREQFTHHLFYVAMSRQFYSLSLTY; this is translated from the exons atgctttctaAACTGCAAAAACGACAATACGTTTACGAGTCGAAAATAGTGTACAGAAACGGTTATGTTAATGCCGAATGGCCTTTTCAAACCCCGAATACAGTAACACTCAAAAAAGGAGCACCTGTTATATGTCTACGTAATCTTCCTGATCTTAACTTAGCCAATGGCACGCAAGCCATCATTGTGAAACTAAAGGAGGATTATATTGTTATACTCACTAGAGATAACTCCAAGTTAACAATACATTTACAAAAGGAATctctatttaataataaacacaaCATTGTCGCAGAATGCATTGGAATGCCGTTTACAGTAGCATATGCGATGACTATACATAAAGTACAAGGATTAACATTAGACAATGTAGTCATTCATATCAACAGGGAACAATTTACTCATCATCTTTTCTATGTCGCTATGTCAAGA CAGTTTTATTCATTATCGCTTACATATTAA
- the LOC136089148 gene encoding uncharacterized protein LOC136089148, protein MQFNNSFIWSDEDEENRVTILPIKYPEIWSFRKLLEALHWTAQEVALSRDKKDWLMRMNDEQRHFIKMQFAFFAIADIDVLKNLDDNFSSEITCMEARMVYAAQKDQECVHAESYSLQIEAVMMLYEGFHKRKKKKKKEKVVLRGPPHKNNIIGPPH, encoded by the coding sequence atgCAATTCAATAATTCTTTCATTTGGTCCGACGAGGATGAAGAAAATCGGGTCACCATTCTCCCCATTAAATATCCTGAAATTTGGTCCTTTCGTAAATTATTAGAAGCGCTGCATTGGACCGCTCAAGAAGTAGCTTTGTCGCGTGACAAAAAAGATTGGTTAATGCGTATGAATGATGAACAGcgacattttattaaaatgcaatTTGCATTCTTTGCGATCGCAGACATTGATGTTCTAAAAAATCTCGACGATAATTTCAGTAGCGAGATCACATGCATGGAAGCTCGAATGGTTTATGCAGCGCAAAAAGATCAAGAGTGTGTTCATGCTGAGAGTTATAGTCTTCAGATTGAAGCGGTGATGATGTTATATGAGGGttttcataaaagaaaaaaaaaaaaaaagaaagaaaaagtagTTCTAAGAGGACCCcctcataaaaataatattataggtCCCCCTCATTAA
- the LOC136089149 gene encoding uncharacterized protein LOC136089149: protein MSDIDLPAIFVINRNGEKIPVNFNEIIMRIRDLASNTAYGPPLTNINEALIIKDFDGRFHNGMTTRKIDAELAMICINLMSYHVEYETLAARIFINDLHKRVPESISKTIDIIIANAPTNRAVRFSDEYIGIIKRAANTIDVVLDHSRDYKLNYFGFQTIARYLIRPGSNHEKLTILDDQMMERPQHLYMRIAIGIFCCQPGNCGHIVDDNLFTQRITNAINFYHKLSQHFVSNATPIMLNSCTITSQLASCFLISTGDNLEKLLKSIVDAAMISSQGGGVSIWYSNVRAAGSRINSSGGFTNGFTNYAALLNQAQNFANQGGKRPGAFAVYLSVDHDDIIDFLKCARIKGEVTVNAPDLKYALWVSDLFMETFMET from the coding sequence atgagtGATATTGATTTGCCCGCGATATTTGTCATCAATCGCAATGGCGAAAAAATACCAGtcaattttaatgaaattataatGCGAATTCGTGACCTCGCGAGTAACACAGCATATGGTCCTccattaacaaatattaatgaagcattaattataaaagattttgatgGACGTTTCCACAACGGGATGACGACGCGAAAAATAGACGCTGAACTCGCAATgatttgcattaatttaatgAGCTATCATGTGGAATATGAAACACTTGCGGCGCGAATATTTATTAACGATCTTCATAAACGCGTGCCCGAATCAATATCAAAAACAATCGATATTATCATTGCAAATGCGCCGACCAATAGAGCGGTTAGATTTTCAGACGAATATATCGGAATTATTAAACGCGCAGCAAATACAATTGATGTTGTACTTGATCATTCGCGcgattataaattaaattatttcggTTTTCAAACGATCGCGCGTTATTTAATTCGCCCCGGAAGCAATCATGAAAAATTAACTATTCTCGATGATCAGATGATGGAGCGTCCACAACATTTATATATGCGGATCGCGATCGGAATATTTTGCTGTCAACCTGGCAATTGTGGGCACATAGTCgatgataatttatttactcaGAGAATCACAAATGCGATCAATTTCTATCACAAACTAAGTCAACATTTTGTGTCGAATGCGACCCCAATAATGCTCAACTCATGTACTATAACTTCTCAACTTGCAAGTTGCTTCCTCATATCGACCGGCGATaacttagaaaaattattaaaatccaTCGTGGATGCGGCAATGATTAGCAGTCAAGGAGGCGGAGTCTCAATATGGTACAGCAATGTTCGCGCAGCCGGTTCTAGAATAAATTCGAGTGGTGGATTTACTAATGGGTTCACAAATTATGCCGCACTCCTAAATCAAGCTCAAAACTTTGCGAATCAAGGCGGTAAACGTCCTGGCGCGTTTGCAGTATATCTCAGTGTTGATCATGATGATATTATTGATTTTCTGAAGTGCGCCCGTATCAAAGGCGAAGTGACAGTAAATGCTCCGGACTTGAAGTATGCATTATGGGTGTCCGATTTATTTATGGAAACATTTATGGAAACATGA